A window from Chiroxiphia lanceolata isolate bChiLan1 chromosome 3, bChiLan1.pri, whole genome shotgun sequence encodes these proteins:
- the LOC116784767 gene encoding WD repeat and coiled-coil-containing protein, with protein MELGKAKLLRTGLNALCQAIHPVHGLAWTDGKQVILTALHLQNGEPKFGDSSVFGQFEHVHGLYWAPCPPEAPALLTVQHKKHITIWQLCFSGADRSNLLVSQICDISEPYPVLPQGCVWHPSKEVLAVLTTRDASVLPSVHLNNSRISAEIKGSGLIHCACWTKEGNRLVVGVGSALHSYIWDDAQKTLSACSFCPIFDVGGYICAVEATQNFQVAVATELPLDKICGLNAGVAFEVPSSVETESFPSQSSLCGEEECSMDGVKKSLDSEKSLSVVTSPVDLTHILSSKQGADSSPLLHLRPKDYLTGSGQDSSHLILVTFERKVTSTKKASIPGILVPDIMAFDPKTQTVSVASNTCNVILVYSLTSSNLPNIQQIQLEKSEKPKGLCFLTNKLLLIMVGSQKFSDPAFLPSSRSDKYMIRLIIKKLIFEMGPSTFPSVNGSSSLNLSNIPRDPSRDVHPLSRGLLIPDRSALQSPTSRRKLIEEIKSPTYEQNLVLNVSDFKDKKIPLNLPPAVEILDAEPVNRTMALSAASNKPTSPKRQAEAASKIPHSYKNNLFTEKEASYFLKNVEKLSGNFTELQQHLCELTELLKSGKRSLPVYPSSQEPSFINITCQKQLFRSDSDESRAVLLCGGKLCLNIVQQIFNLSLVEMQHGSSWIVLTADSEGFVPLTFTSMQEIVIRDASAKGYSARSSKTLDIISSTQGCRSTSSESLDITSEVLRDCSSKTLDSGSPSEQPGNKV; from the exons atggagctgggaaaggcaaaGCTTCTGCGAACCGGCCTCAATGCCTTATGCCAAGCAATCCACCCTGTGCATGGGCTTGCCTGGACAGATGGGAAGCAGGTGATCTTGACTGCATTACACCTTCAAAACGGAGAGCCCAAATTTGGTGACTCCAGCGTTTTTGGTCAGTTTGAGCACGTCCACGGGCTGTACTGGGCCCCATGTCCCCCCGAGGCCCCGGCCCTGCTCACGGTGCAGCACAAGAAGCACATCACCATTTGGCAGCTCTGCTTCAGCGGCGCCGACAGGAGCAACCTCCTGGTGTCTCAGATCTGCGACATCAGCGAACCGTACCCCgtgctgccccagggctgcGTGTGGCACCCCAGCAAGGAGGTCTTGGCCGTGCTGACCACCCGGGACGCCTCTGTCTTACCCTCTGTCCACCTCAACAACTCCAGAATTAGCGCGGAGATCAAAGGCAGTGGCCTCATCCACTGTGCCTGTTGGACCAAGGAAGGCAACCGCCTAGTCGTGGGGGTGGGCAGTGCCCTTCACTCCTACATTTGGGATGATGCTCAGAAAACGCTGAGTGCTTGTTCTTTCTGCCCAATCTTTGACGTGGGAGGCTACATCTGTGCCGTGGAGGCGACGCAGAATTTCCAAGTAGCCGTTGCCACTGAGCTCCCTCTAGACAAGATCTGTGGCTTAAATGCTGGTGTTGCATTTGAAGTTCCATCAAGTGTGGAAACTGAGTCCTTCCCCTCTCAGTCCAGCTTGTGTGGAGAGGAGGAGTGTTCCATGGATGGGGTGAAGAAGTCGCTGGACTCTGAGAAGTCCTTGTCTGTAGTGACATCTCCTGTGGATCTCACTCACATACTTTCTAGCAAGCAGGGTGCTGATTCCAGCCCTCTCCTTCACCTGAGGCCCAAGGACTACCTGACGGGAAGTGGCCAAGATTCTTCACACCTCATCCTGGTGACTTTTGAAAGAAAGGTTACCTCTACCAAAAAAGCGAGCATCCCGGGCATTCTGGTTCCTGACATAATGGCTTTTGACCCCAAAACTCAAACTGTATCGGTTGCCTCCAATACTTGTAATGTTATTTTAGTCTATTCACTGACTTCATCCAATTTACCCAATATTCAGCAAATTCAACTAGAGAAAAGTGAGAAACCAAAGGGTTTGTGCTTCTTGACCAATAAACTGTTACTGATAATGGTTGGAAGCCAAAAATTCAGTGACCCCGCGTTTCTTCCCTCTTCAAGGTCAGACAAATACATGATCCGTTTGATAATTAAGAAACTGATATTTGAAATGGGTCCTTCAACATTTCCATCAGTTAATGGCAGTTCCAGTTTGAACCTTTCCAACATTCCTCGTGATCCCTCTAGAGACGTTCACCCCCTGAGCCGTGGGCTCCTGATACCGGATCGCTCTGCCCTGCAGTCCCCTACAAGCCGAAGGAAACTCATTGAAGAAATCAAGAGTCCTACTTATGAACAAAACCTTGTGTTGAACGTGAGCGacttcaaagacaaaaagattCCCCTGAACTTACCACCAGCTGTTGAGATTTTGGATGCTGAACCAGTCAATCGGACCATGGCACTGTCTGCTGCATCAAACAAGCCAACGTCTCCAAaaaggcaggcagaggcagcttcCAAAATACCCCATTCTTACAAGAATAACCTGTTCACTGAAAAGGAGGCAAGTTACTTCttgaaaaatgtagaaaaactgTCTGGTAACTTCACAGAAttgcagcagcacctctgtgAATTAACTGAGCTGCTAAAATCTGGGAAGAGAAGTCTTCCAGTGTATCCATCTTCTCAGGAACCCTCTTTTATTAACATCACCTGCCAG aagcagcttttcagaAGTGATTCAGATGAAAGTCGGGCCGTTCTTCTCTGTGGTGGTAAACTCTGCCTAAACATCGTCCAGCAGATATTCAACCTCTCTCTTGTGGAAATGCAACATG GTTCCTCTTGGATCGTTCTCACAGCGGACAGCGAGGGCTTTGTCCCATTAACGTTTACATCCATGCAGGAGATCGTCATAAGAGATGCCAGTGCAAAAGGCTACAGTGCCCGTTCTTCCAAAACTTTGGACATCATCAGCTCCACACAAGGCTGCAGATCCACTTCTTCTGAAAGCCTGGATATCACTTCGGAAGTCCTCAGGGACTGCTCCTCCAAGACCTTGGACAGCGGCAGCCCCTCGGAACAGCCGGGCAATAAAGTGTAG